gaaaacccgcttgttcccatgattacgcatcttaactcatcatcattattcatctatgtattacttttatgtattagtcatctatttgttgtaatcatccaTCCTTGCAGtcgtttattacacaaaataaattatattatcacacttctggccacatagcgctgatattcactgcacatgcccatattaactttttccagccaggtgttttccttttcccattcttccctttctctgaggggaacaaacattgctgctctaacgctgggctcacactgtgcggttttaggcccattttgagccgatttttgagtgatcggaccgattttggccttcatcgtgtagtatacgtggggtaacgagaagtgattaacacctcacgaccagctcccgatcatcaatcgctcgtgaagGTGTCACCACAggcgctcacactgctcgcgcgcaaacacgtaaacgccgtgaaaaagacggagcagcacggctgtgcagcgtgtgatctggacacaagcgatggaggcacaacttgtagaactttgaaaagctcatccgagccttttcgatgtggcctcacaaaattatcacgaccacaacaaccgtgaaaatagttggatctacatcACTGctaaatcacagctgcctgatcatgtttttcattagcaatttagcaaagttgatggtggtggtgtgtctgtgtgagtgagagacagagagagcgagcgacagattttctgttataaccttaattttatggacgcacagtgtgagcactcaggtcgcatcagagcatcgggcggtatagtgtgagacctgcatcgtgacctaccaacttctaacccctgcgagtcaatcgtgcagtttgagcaggagctgaataacgcgactgaaaaaaatcgcacagtgtctgcccagctttaggtgtactgtcgtccgagacttgcaccgcagtgacggcgtttgtttccctgttggccatgcttcttgttgtggtcatctgttgtcttccggtattttctccgtaagcgacctttcctcgaccaatgagatgagcggtaatctgaattgtcatactcgaatagCTAGGTTTCATTTGACGTAGACGTGACGTCGACGTAAAGCGCGAAATTTGACTGGCGGTCGGAAGTGAAAAAGATAAGCGCaaaatcacagacagacagtacgCAAAATGCCTATGTCCTGTTATGTTTACGGATGCTCCAGTAGGTCGACCAGAGAAACTGATAAACGGTATTTTAGGGTACCAAAAATAGCCCAACGAAGAggagaaaatggaaaattctaaccgaaaaacgtaggaaaaaatggattttaaatttacGTTTACAGTCGGGAGGAGCAGAGTCTGCCAATGCCCGTGTCTGCAGCGACCActtcgtcagaggtaatgttatgTTTGCAAACGAACTTATTAGCATTAGGTTGTCGTTAAATTCTCGTTTACTTAGTGCTTTAGGCTGCCCAAGTGCTTTGGATGACGAAGAGTCGGAGGACTGGGCTCCGACGGTCAATCTCGGCTACGAACGAAAACCCAGATCGGAATCAGTTCTCAAAcgagagaaaagaatgaagctTAAGGCAGAACAGCATCGATGTGCAGAGGCGATTTTGGATATGCAACAGACGGCTGAGAATGGTTTACCTTGAAACAAACAACTATCACTCTAACGAAGTCCTAAGGATGTGGCATGTTTGTTGACGTTAAAGCCGCTACCGCTAACTGTTAGCGTGTTTAAGATAAAGCAATATAAGAACTCACCCTTGCAAACACCAAACTGTATCCATCACGGAGACGTTTTGTTCCAAGGTTGTGGACCCACCCgctgacaaaaaaattgtaCGCCTCCAGACTCttgaaagctttcatttgcTGCCTAGTGTAGTAAGAAGTCTGGAGGACCAAGTAGTTGGTGATATCCACAGCCTCGATAGTAGGCAAATCCTTTACTTCTGTGGTGTATTCGGACATTTTCAAAGAATACGGATCACGtccgatatattttttttaactatctgTTTATATCTCTCCCGAGAAACGGGGTCTAAAGTTGCACAATAGCTGCTCTCCTGACTCTCCAcagtgtcctccatgtttactTCCGCCCTCCACTCAAAAATCGCGCTGCCTCCGCACGTCATCACAACCACGTGACCGCAACCCAActattgtcataagtgtgctgtcagctcattggtcacaaagcaggagaggggctgggaattatgttttcaaacaaagcgttaattccataaacatttatagactacttttgattctcactgtattacgggacaaagtgcgtcccttattagctcaatacgggacgtgtacttttgtttctaaatacgggacgattccgtattttaagggacggttggcaaccctacgccccgggcaaccgcccgtgtcgcccgtatctaaAACCGCTATTGAGTGTGTGCTCTGGATTCAGGAACAGAAGTATAGATCTTTACTCCTCCATTCAACAATTGGTATGCCGATTACATCGAGAGGGAGAGGTCCCCGTAGTCTGCAAGCCAGTGAAGTAACCATTCCAAGCCAGAAGATGGCGCTTGTCAAAGGTGTCTGGCACTCATGCTATGAAACGGTGTACTCTTGCAAGAGTGCAAGAGGCATacgcttgtttttcttttgttcttctgtGAACCACAGTGGAGACATGGATGTTAGTGTAAATTCCTATTGTACCGTGTTGGATAAAACAAGCCAATCTAAATTCCTTTGTTACACTCGCAGGAAAGACGGAATGCTTAGTGTCTGGTGAGTCAGATGTTGTTATTAGCCGGAGTTCATTTGAAATTAAATCTTTTTTATTCGGAAAAATACGTTTGTACTTGGACATAAGCTAGGAAATGGAAGTATTAGTAGTTTGTTGATGTTACGGCCTTTCCCCCGGTGGTATAAAATTTAGTTTTAACTGACAGTGAAAGTCTGACGGTGAGCGCATTAGTTTAGGCACACATGCGCACTAAAACATCGTGTGCTGTAGTCTGACAGATGCTGCAAATGTCTGGAGTGTGGAGTACACTAAGGACAGTCTGAAGCACCTTGTAAGTATTCTGGGTTTCTTCTCATTCACTCAGTATACTGTCATAATTTCTGTCTTCCCTGTGTGTTCAGGGGCAGCGGTTTGCCTTAAAATCTACAGAGGATTATGTCTTAAAACTCAGGTGAGACCACACTCAACTCCTGCATGCATCACTTCTTGCATGGAACTATAAAAAGCTGTGGTCAGGTAAGTGAGGCTGAATATATCTCTATTTTCCTCAGGGCATCCTGCAATAGTGGAGATGTGTCTGTTTCCGTGCATGAGGTTGGTGCAGAGCTGCGTTTGGGATCCAGTCCAGGAGACCTGAGTGTAACTCTGTCCAGACTGGAAGGTCCACAGGCCACAGACAAGTTGAGGGAGCTGCTGTTCACGATGGCTGACAGCCTCACACAGCTTGACAGTGAATTCACTTTGTAGTTGTGACTCATTTTATGCAGAATTAAAACTAACTTCCTTTTAGATCAGTACTGACTGTAACATGTCCCCTCACAGGTGGCCCCTCAAGTGGACCCCCCTCAGCCAGTCCAGTGAAAAACCAAAGACGGCCCACAGGTATACATTTGTGAAATGGCTCTTGGCTTCAAATAACCATTGGCCATCTCCAATACCAAGGATTCAAAATCTAAATGTGATGTCACACTGGCTGTGGCCAACTTTTCTATACAACCTAATGGATGTTTGCTCATAAATGATTCCATTGATGCATGCTTTCAGTCAGGAATGTAAAGCAGGACACTCTGCAGGTTAGAAACATGATTAAACCACAACAGAAGCTTCCCGTATGTGTAATCCAGTATGGTTATGGTAGCTGAAGTTGCCTTGGATCAGGAGATGCTGCTCTTCATTTTCATGTGTAAAATTAAATTACAAGAGGCTGTACAACAGATCAAGTTGTGATCTGTTGCGAAATCCATAATAATTTTTTGCTGCAACCAAAATACCTGGGAAATGTCAAATGGGTATATCTTTTGTAAAGACAATGGAAATTACCAGAAGGAAAGTAAGATTTTGGGGCTACAGGTGTACCTGTTAATAGTGGATCATATTGGAAGTTTCCCTTGTTCTCCATCATGAATAAGAAAAGCTTTATTCATCCCAAAGGAAAACTCATATGATGAGGAAGaagtaaggggaaaaaaataaaacaaaaccacatAAACGATGGTTGCCGTGGACATCTGTAAACAGTTTCAAACACTCAGTTTGACTGTACTACAAATATTTATTCGCCATTATGCCTTGACTGGAGTAGTTGTTCTGCATGTTTTGTGAAACTGGCCCACTGGTACAGAACCCCAACACATAGATGTGGTTCTGCAAGTGTGGACTACCAGTCACAATAAACTTTAATCTTGAAAGAGGCTCAAATTTTCTTTTAACATCATAataaatttgcatttattttcagCTGTAATGCAATCTCTtctaaatatattaaaactgttttaagtgattttaaaaTGGGATTTTCTTAGTGTTGGGTAATTTTGAGGTAAGTACTGAATACAATAATGATCTTATATCCGGTGCTTATATGTACATTGAAGTATTCCATCTTTTTCAGTAAAAGGAGACATGTAAATGTCATGCTTAAAAAGGTAATTGGGCAATTAAACGTTTTCATTAATGCAAAACTGTTCTCCTTTAGAGTTTGAGCCctggcagcagcagagcagcgcTCCAGCAATGACCATGAAGAGAAGACTTCCGGGGTCCTCGCTCATCAACCCTGGGGTTAAAAAGTATGGTGTCTCTTACAGGACTTCAATAGAGCAGTGATGCTACTGATGTGAGTGAAATAAAGCTACTGtccatgtgtgtttgcagaaagCAGCAAGCGACTGGCGTTGCCTTTGATGATGCAGATGAAGACTGATCTTCCTCCTTGTACTCATAGTCCTGCTGCGCAGCCAGAGATGAATGATCTTTTAATCCACTAACAGAACATGAAAACCTCAGTGCATATTTATGGGATCAAAGCTTAaactttaactgctttttattaaacaatGACTTTTAATGCTATATAATGGTTGTCTCCAATAAATGATTGAAtgataatttgtaataaaatgacataagaaacacatttgcacacttttatttcccccccccccccccccctttttcagGACTTGTTCTTATattgtgcttttctactctgagaacagcactttacacaacttgccttATTCTCACAAGCACTTGTTTTGCTGTGCAAGTGCTTCTAGCATTCACACTCAaatgcattggagagcaacttggggttagtatcatGCCCAAAGGATGGAGATAGGGGGTCaaactagtgatgggcagatgaagcactgaagcttttcatccaattggttcaccccaacgcgaagcttcatgaagcttcatttgctctagcaggacacctactggacgtaaaaataatagctggcatgaatttgaagagtgtggcattttgcacacagcctgtaaatgtcagcaacaaaaggagtgtgtaaaacatgtatattgtagtgatggcagtatactgtgtatatttatagtggcagtatgggaaatgattatttggaaatgcttgaaatggaaatgatcatttactgtgaggtgaggtgtggttggggtgtggacagtggttgtgcttttgtaacgttgaggtatggacagctacacactgaggcttcacattttattctgtaaaaactaaattttcactgcttttatgacctttttagtggggagaacatagctaggatttaatgatttaacaaatcttttgaatcctttgtcctccacaatgctaaatggctgggagtcctcaatcaccatgctaaccaggtcttcatctatttgagattgttctcctgaggaaagacaataaagacaaagcacaaatataaatagcacacacgtaacttataacagttgtataatattgttatatcatttagtaacattactgcatcctatattatcattgcatttgatggctcacctggtcttgctccacgatcggtgtcccccttattctcatgcaaagctctgtagtgcctaagcatggatgttgttgttatatcccagctccctggcacatagcaaacacttcaccttgtacaaaagtcaagacagctcaacataaattgtattgcaccatcagtatcatgaaaatacatcttctgtagaaataccttgttgggaggaataagatcaaaatgttcccacacaggggaggacatcctcctctccttagctggctccattctctcctgactttctctcctcactctcataaacctccaaactgtctccaaactctcactaaccgcaactctccatcaaacacccacatttttgaatgaagtctgaggggtttatatcgctgtcatatctcgcggcaaagttcgaaccacttcatgaaccagtcacgtggtacagccgggcagcgaggcttcggacgtcatcattttcagctcctcccataaatgaagcaagcctcgatacgcgcttcgcggaaacgccccctccattactcgacacacgctccgaagcctcgatacagaacgtcccatcactaggtCAAACCACCAGCCTTCAATTTAATAGGTGATCTGCTCTACTTCCTGAGCTACTGCCAGCCAAaatatggcctgtatttgtatagcgctttacatatccacccatttacacactggtgatggcaagctacattgtagccacagccaccctggggcgcactgagaagcgaggctgccggacactgccgtcaccgggccctctgaccaccaccagtaggcaacgggtgaagtgtcttgcccaaggacacaacgaccgagactgtccaagccggggctcaaaccagcaaccttctgattacaaggcgaactcccaactcttgagccacgatcgcccccgaGCTGCTTTCTTGTCCACTTTGTTTGATAAGATGTAGCATTCAACTCTATTTAAGTTACTGCTGTTTGTGCTAGGTGTTATCTAGGGAGGAATGTTCCCAGTAGATGTCCTATTGATGTAGGGGTTAGGATGTAGAtgttccccacagctgtcagactcctgaactctgcctcctgacatctgacccacgttaaactcatggactgaacatacacacacccacaatggacaactgtaccctcaaacacaataataacatggactgaaccaccactcacaaccactagcactttatatagcctcttgttgaaatctcccaattctttgaatctttgggctgaaggaaggacaatactcggtgtatcaatgctcaatcaacaatcatttatttccatacaattcaacagtcagagcattacaacgtccggacgggagagatgctaccagagggtcaggcacatgtctctaaatggtgacgggttgctcagctttttatagtctctagtggcccccagctagtcgtaaaagccaaaacatcacattttttctctgttacagcgcctaagttatgacctcggcagttgtttctctgctttctgtaaggtgggggtgtggaatgtggtctatctatctcccctgtctttagacacagagtctcctgcttacaaccttctcttcatgattcaacaattaagcatgtcaagaaaacagtgtaacacattcccagcagatcaaggatacagagtgatgcacatttatctaatgaactaatatgtgaatatgttctgttaactcaaaagtataatgagaactaaactacatacagctcacacactctatattaaagggtataatgtgatctacagcagtattctaattcaactactttgattacatatataaggtaacatataataacagaataatctaatactctgtagaaactatctacaccctcacttatcttaactgcactactgtatagctctgtgtaaataatcattctgtacattcgataatctttaatcctacaactgtttacaacttgcatagttcccatttctgtatagctgtatatcccagattctgtaaagttatttatttcatattctgtatagtttttcatatttatatcctgttcatatcctgtacatagcttgtactcactacagcctgtacatacttatagaatattcacaacatacttcataccgtgtacattataacataccataatagacccatttctgtaatatactcacatatctatattattgctaatatatattgtaatatatctatatcactaaagcacttctggatggatgcaaactgcatttcgttgccctgtacctgtgcatgtgcaatgacaataaagttgaattctattctattgaattctattctattgagAGTGCTGTAACTAAGATTAAGAATATAATTAATTCATTGTTATTATCTTTGTGGAGAGCAAGCTACCTGAACTACTCCCACAGAAATAGATTGTCTTTTTAAATAGGATTTACACTGCATATTACTCTGGATAAGGTCGCTCTCCTGAAAAAGCCTTAAATCTGAAGTACTTGACATCCTGGAAATAACTCTCTAATGCACATCTTAAAGCAGATGATGTGTAAGCTGCAGAGGAAACGACATCTTGCTGATTTAGAAGATTTCCATTTAGCCtcaaaaaaatagtttgtagCATTAACAAAAAATCCATCACTTGACCCAGGTGTCCTACGTACAGTTATGTACAACATAACAGTGTattaaaaacagaggaaaaggtCCATGTTGTGCTATGCAAATTCACTCTCAAATGAAATCATGaacaattatttttctttatttttactaaaaatgaagaaaaagaatatTAGgttgttcaaaaaaaaaaaaaaaaagtgtgtattttcatttacaaaCTGGAATATTTACAGTCAACTAGCATTTGACACCTTCAAACAGAAGTTGCAGCCCAGGCTAACTGGACCACATTCCACAGATTTTCTGTATTCTTGGGTTTTGCgtcaaaaacagaatttttgaGGTCACACCACAAATTTTCAATCAGATTGAGGTCCAGGGATTGGGCTGGGCTCTTTTTGGTCTGCAACCAGGATGTTACCtgcttgctggtgtgtttggggtcattgttcTGCTGAAACACCCATTTTAGGGGCATTTCTTTCTCTGCgtaaggcaaaaaacaaaacaaaccaacaaattatatttaatttgaaaaatatgttaaaagtttcgATCAAGTACCTAAAAATACTCTTCCAGTATTTTTAGGTACTGAAACTGGTCCATGGTGCCTGTTATGTGATAAATGGACCCAACTCCAAAGTATGCGAAACATCCCCAAACCATTATGCTTGCACCTCCTTGTTTTACGGTCTTCACTGTGTACTGTGGCTTGTATTCAGTGTTTGGGGGTCGTCTCACAAACTGTCTGCAATCTTCAGACCCAATAAGAACAATCTTGCTTTCATCAGTCCATAGAATATTGTGCCACTTCTCTTTGGGCCAGTCAATGTGTTCTTTGGCAAACTGTAACCTTTTCAATACTTTTTACGAGGTTTCTTGGAAATAATTTGGCTTCACATAGGCATCCTCTCCTCTGATTGTTAAAGTACTCACAGGTAAATGGAGATCTATATATCTTCCTTGATCTCTCTGGAGCTGATCACTGGATGCTTCTTTGCCATTCTTGTTATTCTATCATCTAGGCAGATGGTAgtattcctttttctttcccatttcaaaacatttgaaatcttTTTAGCTGAGCAGCCAATTATTTCCCCCTCTCCAATCAACTTTTGATTAAAGTTCTTTCTCCCCCAGTGCAATGTCTGGAACAACTCATTTTACTCACTGAGCAAGGGCTAAAACCAGCAGGTACAACAGCTGCTGCCTTCCTTCCTTAAATAAGGGCCTTAATTGACACCCATTTCTTCACAGATTGAATGACCTGAAATCCACACTGCTATTAATTTGAACACACCCCTTTCACTGAATCAGTCAATTACCCCCAATTAGCAGAATGCGTCTCATGTGTGTTAAGTCTGTTGGTTGGCTACACCTAGTCATGAATTTGTTCCCATGTTGTATCATCATTTTGCCAAAAGCAGTACTTAAACACATTAGTAATGTAAGACTGCTATAATTTTATTCTGTAATTATACCTTCCTTTTATGTGAAAAATTCTTCAAAGAGGAAAATCTGCAGTGAAATAGTTTAAATGAAGATCAAGTAAttaaactacatgtaaaataaactttttcacAATTGTTTTGGAGAATGCTgattaaataatgacaaaatgttaGCCTGTTTACAATGCCAGTAGCAGTttataaaaagttaaaattaatattgagATGAATTTAGTTAATCTCATTGGtgcagcctggttctgctggaggtttcttccttttaaaagggagtttttcttctttcgcCAAAAGCATTTCCTCATAGGGGTGGTGTTTTCTCTGTACAATACTCTGTAGTATTGTAGGGCCTTTTCCcaacaatataaagtgcctttagGTGATTGTTGTTGTGGTGGCTTTAAGTGTGAATAATAGATAAAAAGTGCATAGAATAAAGTCATGTGTCTTTTAGGTGCTTAGTAACAATGACAAATGGTTCTAGTTcttatatagtgtttttttttactttacctgaccactcaaagcacttaacaaaatgggaaaaaatgatttaaaaaaaaaaacccaaaacatttgttgtgtatttatggggcgatcgtgggcTCAAGACTTGGTAGTTCAtgttgtaatcggaaggttgccggttcgagccctggctccgacagtctcggtcgttgtgtccttgggcaagacacttcacccgttgcctactggtggtggtggtcagagggccaggTGGCGCTATtatccggcagcctcgcctctgtcagtgcgccccagggcagctatggctacaatgtagcttgccatcaccagtgtgtgaatgtgtgtgtgaatgggtggatgactgaaagtagtgtaaagtgctttgggttcAACAgagactaagtaaagcgctacacaaatacaggccatttaccatatttagATTCATTATCAGAAGAAAACCAGTTCATGTAATGACATGCAAAAGGACAATATACACACAGAAACTATACAAAATAAGCAGCTAGGGCAGCCATTTTATCTTTAGGTTTTTTAGCATTGCCACGACGTCCACGTCCACGTCCACGTCCTcctcttctcccacccccaccaCGGTACATGGAATGCCGCATGGTGGCATGCTTGAGCTCCACCAAATCCTGAAACACTGgatcacaaaaaacacagccAGTGTGTTGGGTCTCACTGGCAGGAAGAGGAGTGCGAGTCTTGTTAAAGTCCACTGCAACTAGAGAGGCATCACAGACATCACAGCTCTCCTGAGCAACCTGAGAAAAAAgcattaacaaaaataaataaatcaaggaACTGGGGTACCGTTTCATACTTTCTTCGGTTTCAGTAATGCTATAGATCAAAGATGCTTGTAtggaaaaaactgaaacagttTGACCTCTCTGTGAGGAGGTTACATGCTCTCTGTACTTACAATGGGCTTTCTCCCACAGACAAACAACATGGGTATTACGAAATGACGATTCTACCTTGGCATTAGGTGAGGATGCAACGGCAATAAAGAGTGTAAGTGCATAGAATGAAGTGCTGTATGAATATGTGAGAAAGGTTGAACGTTACTGTAGTATAGAGTGTGGTCAGTTTGAAAACATCTATACATGCCAGTCCATAATAGACAATAATAAAGTAAGACAATAGGTAGGTAAGACAATTTTCTTACCTGCactttgtgtgcatgttcaAAGAAGTGCACCACCACATTGCATTTATTACAGGCCATCCTCCACTTTGGACCAGATGTGGGGTCCAACACTAAAACTCCACTATCACACTCCACACATTGTCCAATGCCCAACGAGTTGAGAGAGTGCTGACATGATGGATGGGTACATTCATTGCATCCCATACCTGAGAAAAGCAGACAGCGCCACAGTGTCAGAGGGGCCCATGAGACCAGAAAGCACAAAGAAACAGGGTCGCTTTTCCTAAGACAGTAGTGGgtgtattgtatgtattgtGTTGTGTGTATTGAGCTCCTTCAATTATTCATTAATTACACAGTCAACTTCAGTTCCAATGAAGGGATAACCAGCATGTAAATATCTTGTAGTTTCCTCACTTTCTCTCAGTCTCCCTTTGATTCTGTGGTTTCATTGGAGCATGCTAGAAGAGTTG
This genomic stretch from Astatotilapia calliptera chromosome 12, fAstCal1.2, whole genome shotgun sequence harbors:
- the paxx gene encoding protein PAXX — its product is MPITSRGRGPRSLQASEVTIPSQKMALVKGVWHSCYETVYSCKSARGIRLFFFCSSVNHSGDMDVSVNSYCTVLDKTSQSKFLCYTRRKDGMLSVCLTDAANVWSVEYTKDSLKHLGQRFALKSTEDYVLKLRASCNSGDVSVSVHEVGAELRLGSSPGDLSVTLSRLEGPQATDKLRELLFTMADSLTQLDSGPSSGPPSASPVKNQRRPTEFEPWQQQSSAPAMTMKRRLPGSSLINPGVKKKQQATGVAFDDADED